One Deinococcus grandis DNA window includes the following coding sequences:
- a CDS encoding SRPBCC family protein, giving the protein MTNSTTGMDQNRMISGAAGGALLLMGLRKRGVLGLGMAAVGGYLAYRAATGNDPVMAAAGLSGNATAAKPIFVEHSVVIDRPAQAVYDFWRKLENLPQIMSHLESVTALDEKRSRWVAKAPLGTHVEWEAEIVNDKPGQRIGWHSLPGATVDNAGSVQFESLPSGGTRVHVALSYRPPAGPLGAAVAKLFGEEPSQQIAEDLQKFKAAFEGSAKN; this is encoded by the coding sequence ATGACGAACAGCACCACAGGAATGGATCAGAACCGCATGATCAGCGGCGCCGCCGGAGGCGCCCTGCTGCTGATGGGCCTGCGCAAGCGCGGCGTGCTCGGCCTCGGGATGGCCGCTGTCGGCGGGTACCTCGCCTACCGCGCCGCCACCGGCAACGATCCCGTGATGGCCGCCGCCGGCCTGAGCGGCAACGCCACCGCCGCCAAGCCCATCTTCGTGGAGCACAGCGTCGTCATCGACCGACCCGCGCAGGCCGTGTACGACTTCTGGCGCAAGCTGGAGAACCTGCCGCAGATCATGAGCCACCTCGAGAGCGTCACCGCGCTGGACGAGAAGCGCAGCCGCTGGGTCGCCAAGGCCCCGCTGGGCACCCACGTCGAGTGGGAAGCCGAGATCGTCAACGACAAGCCCGGCCAGCGCATCGGCTGGCACTCCCTGCCCGGCGCCACCGTGGACAACGCGGGCAGCGTGCAGTTCGAGTCCCTGCCCAGCGGCGGCACCCGCGTGCACGTCGCGCTGTCCTACCGTCCGCCCGCCGGGCCGCTGGGCGCTGCCGTCGCCAAGCTGTTCGGTGAGGAACCCAGCCAGCAGATCGCCGAGGACCTCCAGAAGTTCAAGGCCGCCTTCGAAGGCAGCGCCAAGAACTGA